A stretch of the Salminus brasiliensis chromosome 23, fSalBra1.hap2, whole genome shotgun sequence genome encodes the following:
- the gad3 gene encoding glutamate decarboxylase 1 has product MEIKQDVNQLINWSKQDGGSFGNAAEPDRHCAANDFSSIHCKDLLPAENGQEVTKHFLQELLNILLAYINKSLSRSSKLLDFHHPHQLKDGLEGFSLELPDQPDNLEQLLVDCRDTLKYGVKTGHPRFFNQLSTGLDIVGLAGEWVTSTANTNMFTYEIAPVFILMEDIILKKMQSIVGWSEEDGDGIFCPGGTMSNLYSLLLARYHFFPEVKTAGMRALPPLALFTSAHSHYSIKKSATVLGIGSENVILVKCDERGKMIPGELESSIRTAESKGQVPFYVNATAGTTVYGAFDPLNDIADICARCGLWMHVDAAWGGGLLLSRRHRMKLQGIARASSITWNPHKMMGVPLQCSAILVRKKGLLQECNQLCAEYLFQPDKHYDVSYDTGDKSIQCGRHVDVFKLWLMWKAKGSEGFESQVNHCLDNAEYLYHKLKSRKDFQLIFQSKPEHTNVCFWYLPSRVRNMPAGPERDRELHMVAPKIKAKMMEEGVTMIGYQPLEDKVNFFRCVFSNPATQKEDVDFLLDEIARLGCEL; this is encoded by the exons ATGGAAATCAAACAGGACGTCAATCAGCTCATAAATTGGAGCAAACAGGACGGAGGTTCATTCGGAAACGCAGCGGAGCCTGACAGACACTGCGCAGCCAATGACTTCAGCAGCATCCACTGCAAAG ATCTCCTCCCTGCGGAGAACGGCCAGGAGGTGACCAAACACTTCTTGCAGGAGTTGCTGAACATTCTCCTGGCGTACATCAATAAGTCTCTAAGCCGCAGCTCCAAGCTGTTGGACTTCCACCACCCCCACCAACTGAAGGACGGTCTAGAGGGCTTCAGCCTGGAGCTGCCGGACCAGCCAGACAACCTGGAGCAGCTGTTGGTGGACTGCCGGGACACCCTGAAATATGGAGTGAAAACAG GTCACCCGCGCTTCTTCAACCAGCTGTCAACTGGACTGGACATCGTTGGACTAGCCGGGGAATGGGTCACGTCAACTGCAAATACCAACAT GTTCACCTATGAGATAGCGCCAGTGTTTATCCTCATGGAAGACATCATCCTCAAGAAGATGCAGTCCATTGTCGGTTGGTCCGAGGAGGACGGAGATGGGATCTTCTGCCCTG GAGGCACGATGTCTAATCTTTACAGCCTGTTGCTGGCCAGATATCATTTCTTCCCAGAGGTGAAAACCGCAGGGATGCGCGCCCTGCCGCCTCTCGCCCTCTTCACCTCCGCACAT AGTCATTATTCAATCAAAAAGTCGGCCACCGTGCTTGGGATTGGCTctgaaaatgttattttggtGAAGTGTGATGAAAG AGGCAAAATGATTCCTGGAGAGCTGGAATCCAGCATCCGGACAGCAGAATCGAAG GGTCAGGTTCCATTCTATGTAAACGCCACTGCAGGGACCACTGTGTACGGGGCATTTGACCCTCTGAATGACATAGCAGACATCTGTGCCAGATGTGGCCTGTGGATGCACGTGGAT GCAGCTTGGGGAGGCGGCCTGCTCCTGTCCAGGAGGCACCGGATGAAACTGCAGGGCATTGCAAG GGCCTCATCTATCACCTGGAACCCCCACAAGATGATGGGCGTCCCACTGCAGTGTTCAGCCATACTCGTGCGCAAGAAG GGTCTGCTGCAGGAGTGCAACCAGCTGTGTGCTGAGTATCTTTTCCAGCCTGATAAACACTACGACGTGTCCTATGACACCGGCGACAAGAGCATCCAGTGCGGGAGGCATGTGGACGTCTTTAAGCTGTGGCTCATGTGGAAGGCCAAG GGCTCAGAAGGCTTTGAGTCTCAGGTCAACCACTGCCTGGACAACGCAGAGTACCTTTACCACAAGCTGAAGAGCAGAAAGGACTTTCAGTTGATCTTCCAAAGCAAG CCGGAACACACTAACGTCTGCTTCTGGTACCTTCCGAGCCGTGTGAGGAACATGCCCGCAGGTccggagagagacagggagctTCATATG GTGGCTCCAAAAATCAAGGCGAAGATGATGGAGGAAGGAGTGACAATGATTGGCTACCAGCCTCTCGAAGACAAGGTGAATTTCTTCCGCTGCGTTTTTTCCAATCCGGCCACACAGAAGGAAGACGTGGACTTCCTCCTGGATGAGATCGCCCGCCTTGGCTGTGAGCTTTAG